From one Trifolium pratense cultivar HEN17-A07 linkage group LG1, ARS_RC_1.1, whole genome shotgun sequence genomic stretch:
- the LOC123903262 gene encoding probable UDP-N-acetylglucosamine--peptide N-acetylglucosaminyltransferase SPINDLY isoform X1, which translates to MAWIEENDGNGKEKELGGDNGFLKVKEPSVSSGGSDGDDTISENRRSEVKDDISYANILRSRNKFADSLALYERVLERDGGNVEALIGKGICLQMQNMGRLAFDSFSEAIKLDPQNACALTHCGILYKEEGRLMEAAESYQKALQLDSTYKAAAECLAIVLTDIGTNIKLAGNTQEGIQKYFEALKIDPHYAPAYYNLGVVYSEMMQYDMALTFYEKAASERPMYAEAYCNMGVIYKNRGDLEAAITCYERCLAVSPNFEIAKNNMAIALTDLGTKVKLEGDINRGVAFYKKALYYNWHYADAMYNLGVAYGEMLKFDMAIVFYELAFHFNPHCAEACNNLGVIYKDRDNLDKAVECYQLALSVKPNFSQSLNNLGVVYTVQGKMDAAASMIEKAIIANPTYAEAYNNLGVLYRDAGDIALAINAYEQCLKIDPDSRNAGQNRLLAMNYIDEGNDDKLFDAHRDWGRRFMRLYQQFTSWDNSKDPERPLVIGYVSPDYFTHSVSYFIEAPLIYHDYAKYKVIVYSAVVKADAKTIRFREKVLKKGGIWKDIYGTDEKKVADMVREDQVDILVELTGHTANNKLGMMACRPAPIQVTWIGYPNTTGLPAIDYRISDSLADPPETKQKHVEELVRLPDCFLCYTPSPEAGPVCPTPALSNGFITFGSFNNLAKITPTVLKVWARILCAIPNSRLVVKCKPFCCDSVRQRFLSTLEQLGLEPLRVDLLPLILLNHDHMQAYSLMDISLDTFPYAGTTTTCESLYMGVPCVTMAGSVHAHNVGVSLLSKVGLGNLIAKNEDEYVKLAMKLASDVPALQTLRMSLRELMSKSPVCDGANFILGLESTYRNMWRRYCKGDVPSLKRMESLEPFVSADENSEPATAVNVSEGSPGSVKANGFNSTQPPKLNINGCEENGGSLKFSS; encoded by the exons ATGGCATGGATTGAAGAAAATGATGGGAATGGAAAAGAAAAGGAGTTAGGTGGAGATAATGGTTTTTTGAAAGTGAAAGAGCCGTCTGTTAGTTCTGGTGGCTCTGATGGGGACGATACTATTTCGGAGAATCGGAGATCTGAAGTGAAAGATGACATTTCTTATGCCAACATTTTGCGTTCGAGGAACAAGTTTGCGGACTCTCTTGCTTTGTATGAGCGTGTCTTGGAGAGGGATGGTGGAAATGTGGAGGCTCTAATTGGAAAAGGGATATGCTTGCAGATGCAGAATATGGGTAGGCTTGCTTTTGATAGTTTTTCTGAGGCTATTAAGTTGGATCCTCAGAATGCTTGTGCTCTCACACATTGTGGTATTCTTTACAAAGAAGAAGGTCGCTTGATGGAGGCGGCTGAG TCATATCAAAAGGCTTTACAGTTGGATTCTACATACAAAGCAGCGGCAGAATGCTTAGCCATTGTTCTAACGGATATTGGTACCAACATAAAGCTTGCAGGGAACACTCAGGAGggaattcaaaaatattttgaagCCCTCAAAATAGATCCACACTATGCT CCAGCATATTATAACCTTGGTGTGGTCTATTCTGAAATGATGCAATATGACATGGCCCTCACTTTCTATGAAAAAGCTGCATCAGAGAGGCCTATGTATGCTGAAGCATATTGCAACATGGGTGTGATTTATAAAAATCGAGGTGATTTGGAAGCTGCTATTACTTGTTATGAGAG GTGTTTAGCTGTTTCACCTAACTTCGAGATTGCCAAAAACAACATGGCTATTGCTTTGACAGATTTGGGAACAAAG gTTAAATTGGAGGGTGACATCAACCGGGGTGTGGCTTTTTATAAGAAAGCTTTGTATTATAATTGGCATTATGCTGATGCTATGTATAATCTCGGGGTTGCTTATGGTGAGATGCTTAAGTTTGATATG GCTATTGTGTTCTATGAACTCGCTTTCCATTTCAATCCACATTGTGCCGAAGCTTGTAACAATCTAGGCGTTATATATAAAGACCGTGACAACCTTGATAAAGCTGTAGAGTGCTACCAG CTTGCTTTGTCAGTCAAACCCAACTTTTCACAGTCATTAAATAACCTTGGTGTTGTCTACACTGTTCAG GGTAAGATGGATGCTGCTGCAAGTATGATTGAGAAAGCTATCATTGCAAATCCGACATATGCAGAAGCTTACAATAACCTAG GAGTTCTTTACAGAGATGCTGGTGATATTGCTCTAGCAATTAATGCTTATGAGCAGTGTCTCAAGATTGATCCTGACTCTCGGAATGCTGGCCAG AACCGCTTGCTTGCAATGAATTACATAGATGAAGGAAATGATGACAAACTTTTTGATGCTCACAG GGATTGGGGTAGGCGATTTATGAGACTATATCAGCAGTTCACATCATGGGACAACTCAAAAGATCCTGAACGACCTCTTGTGATTGGATATGTATCTCCTGATTATTTCACACACTCTGTGTCATATTTCATAGAAGCTCCGCTTATCTATCACGACTATGCCAAATATAAAGTGATTGTTTATTCAGCTGTTGTCAAG GCAGATGCAAAAACCATTCGGTTTAGGGAGAAAGTCTTAAAGAAAGGTGGGATCTGGAAAGATATATATGGGACTGATGAAAAGAAGGTCGCCGATATGGTTAGAGAAGATCAAGTTGATATTTTGGTGGAACTTACTGGTCATACTGCAAATAATAAGCTGGGAATGATGGCTTGTCGACCTGCTCCAATTCAG GTGACTTGGATTGGTTATCCCAATACTACAGGATTGCCTGCAATTGATTATAGAATATCTGATTCACTGGCAGACCCTCCTGAAACAAAACAGAA ACATGTTGAAGAGTTAGTCCGATTACCAGATTGCTTCCTTTGTTACACTCCTTCCCCTGAGGCCGGTCCTGTTTGTCCAACTCCTGCTCTTTCCAATGGTTTTATTACATTTGGTAGTTTTAACAATCTTGCCAAG ATTACTCCTACAGTATTGAAGGTTTGGGCAAGGATACTGTGTGCAATTCCAAATTCTCGCCTCGTGGTAAAATgtaaaccattttgctgtgatAGTGTGAGACAGAGGTTTCTTTCAACCTTAGAACAGTTGGGATTGGAACCACTACGAGTTGATCTTCTTCCCCTTATTCTTCTTAACCACGATCATATGCAAGCATATTCTTTGATGGACATCAG TTTGGACACATTTCCATATGCTGGGACAACTACGACATGTGAATCTTTATACATGGGAGTTCCATGTGTTACAATGGCTGGTTCAGTACATGCACACAACGTTGGTGTTAGTCTTCTTAGCAAAGTTG GTCTAGGGAATTTGATTGCCAAAAATGAAGATGAATATGTTAAATTGGCCATGAAGTTAGCATCAGACGTTCCAGCATTACAAACCTTGAGAATGAGTCTGAGAGAGCTCATGTCCAAGTCCCCTGTCTGTGATGGAGCAAACTTTATCCTTGGTCTAGAGTCCACATATAGGAACATGTGGCGCAGATATTGTAAAGGAGATGTTCCATCTTTGAAACGTATGGAATCGTTAGAACCATTTGTTTCTGCCGATGAAAACTCTGAGCCAGCAACGGCCGTCAATGTAAGCGAGGGCAGCCCCGGATCTGTCAAGGCCAATGGATTCAATTCAACGCAGCCACCAAAGCTTAATATTAACGGTTGCGAAGAAAATGGCGGGTCATTGAAATTCAGTAGTTAG
- the LOC123903262 gene encoding probable UDP-N-acetylglucosamine--peptide N-acetylglucosaminyltransferase SPINDLY isoform X2, whose amino-acid sequence MILREDITDNQMIYLEQSYQKALQLDSTYKAAAECLAIVLTDIGTNIKLAGNTQEGIQKYFEALKIDPHYAPAYYNLGVVYSEMMQYDMALTFYEKAASERPMYAEAYCNMGVIYKNRGDLEAAITCYERCLAVSPNFEIAKNNMAIALTDLGTKVKLEGDINRGVAFYKKALYYNWHYADAMYNLGVAYGEMLKFDMAIVFYELAFHFNPHCAEACNNLGVIYKDRDNLDKAVECYQLALSVKPNFSQSLNNLGVVYTVQGKMDAAASMIEKAIIANPTYAEAYNNLGVLYRDAGDIALAINAYEQCLKIDPDSRNAGQNRLLAMNYIDEGNDDKLFDAHRDWGRRFMRLYQQFTSWDNSKDPERPLVIGYVSPDYFTHSVSYFIEAPLIYHDYAKYKVIVYSAVVKADAKTIRFREKVLKKGGIWKDIYGTDEKKVADMVREDQVDILVELTGHTANNKLGMMACRPAPIQVTWIGYPNTTGLPAIDYRISDSLADPPETKQKHVEELVRLPDCFLCYTPSPEAGPVCPTPALSNGFITFGSFNNLAKITPTVLKVWARILCAIPNSRLVVKCKPFCCDSVRQRFLSTLEQLGLEPLRVDLLPLILLNHDHMQAYSLMDISLDTFPYAGTTTTCESLYMGVPCVTMAGSVHAHNVGVSLLSKVGLGNLIAKNEDEYVKLAMKLASDVPALQTLRMSLRELMSKSPVCDGANFILGLESTYRNMWRRYCKGDVPSLKRMESLEPFVSADENSEPATAVNVSEGSPGSVKANGFNSTQPPKLNINGCEENGGSLKFSS is encoded by the exons ATGATTCTAAGAGAAGACATCACTGATAATCAAATGATTTACTTGGAGCAGTCATATCAAAAGGCTTTACAGTTGGATTCTACATACAAAGCAGCGGCAGAATGCTTAGCCATTGTTCTAACGGATATTGGTACCAACATAAAGCTTGCAGGGAACACTCAGGAGggaattcaaaaatattttgaagCCCTCAAAATAGATCCACACTATGCT CCAGCATATTATAACCTTGGTGTGGTCTATTCTGAAATGATGCAATATGACATGGCCCTCACTTTCTATGAAAAAGCTGCATCAGAGAGGCCTATGTATGCTGAAGCATATTGCAACATGGGTGTGATTTATAAAAATCGAGGTGATTTGGAAGCTGCTATTACTTGTTATGAGAG GTGTTTAGCTGTTTCACCTAACTTCGAGATTGCCAAAAACAACATGGCTATTGCTTTGACAGATTTGGGAACAAAG gTTAAATTGGAGGGTGACATCAACCGGGGTGTGGCTTTTTATAAGAAAGCTTTGTATTATAATTGGCATTATGCTGATGCTATGTATAATCTCGGGGTTGCTTATGGTGAGATGCTTAAGTTTGATATG GCTATTGTGTTCTATGAACTCGCTTTCCATTTCAATCCACATTGTGCCGAAGCTTGTAACAATCTAGGCGTTATATATAAAGACCGTGACAACCTTGATAAAGCTGTAGAGTGCTACCAG CTTGCTTTGTCAGTCAAACCCAACTTTTCACAGTCATTAAATAACCTTGGTGTTGTCTACACTGTTCAG GGTAAGATGGATGCTGCTGCAAGTATGATTGAGAAAGCTATCATTGCAAATCCGACATATGCAGAAGCTTACAATAACCTAG GAGTTCTTTACAGAGATGCTGGTGATATTGCTCTAGCAATTAATGCTTATGAGCAGTGTCTCAAGATTGATCCTGACTCTCGGAATGCTGGCCAG AACCGCTTGCTTGCAATGAATTACATAGATGAAGGAAATGATGACAAACTTTTTGATGCTCACAG GGATTGGGGTAGGCGATTTATGAGACTATATCAGCAGTTCACATCATGGGACAACTCAAAAGATCCTGAACGACCTCTTGTGATTGGATATGTATCTCCTGATTATTTCACACACTCTGTGTCATATTTCATAGAAGCTCCGCTTATCTATCACGACTATGCCAAATATAAAGTGATTGTTTATTCAGCTGTTGTCAAG GCAGATGCAAAAACCATTCGGTTTAGGGAGAAAGTCTTAAAGAAAGGTGGGATCTGGAAAGATATATATGGGACTGATGAAAAGAAGGTCGCCGATATGGTTAGAGAAGATCAAGTTGATATTTTGGTGGAACTTACTGGTCATACTGCAAATAATAAGCTGGGAATGATGGCTTGTCGACCTGCTCCAATTCAG GTGACTTGGATTGGTTATCCCAATACTACAGGATTGCCTGCAATTGATTATAGAATATCTGATTCACTGGCAGACCCTCCTGAAACAAAACAGAA ACATGTTGAAGAGTTAGTCCGATTACCAGATTGCTTCCTTTGTTACACTCCTTCCCCTGAGGCCGGTCCTGTTTGTCCAACTCCTGCTCTTTCCAATGGTTTTATTACATTTGGTAGTTTTAACAATCTTGCCAAG ATTACTCCTACAGTATTGAAGGTTTGGGCAAGGATACTGTGTGCAATTCCAAATTCTCGCCTCGTGGTAAAATgtaaaccattttgctgtgatAGTGTGAGACAGAGGTTTCTTTCAACCTTAGAACAGTTGGGATTGGAACCACTACGAGTTGATCTTCTTCCCCTTATTCTTCTTAACCACGATCATATGCAAGCATATTCTTTGATGGACATCAG TTTGGACACATTTCCATATGCTGGGACAACTACGACATGTGAATCTTTATACATGGGAGTTCCATGTGTTACAATGGCTGGTTCAGTACATGCACACAACGTTGGTGTTAGTCTTCTTAGCAAAGTTG GTCTAGGGAATTTGATTGCCAAAAATGAAGATGAATATGTTAAATTGGCCATGAAGTTAGCATCAGACGTTCCAGCATTACAAACCTTGAGAATGAGTCTGAGAGAGCTCATGTCCAAGTCCCCTGTCTGTGATGGAGCAAACTTTATCCTTGGTCTAGAGTCCACATATAGGAACATGTGGCGCAGATATTGTAAAGGAGATGTTCCATCTTTGAAACGTATGGAATCGTTAGAACCATTTGTTTCTGCCGATGAAAACTCTGAGCCAGCAACGGCCGTCAATGTAAGCGAGGGCAGCCCCGGATCTGTCAAGGCCAATGGATTCAATTCAACGCAGCCACCAAAGCTTAATATTAACGGTTGCGAAGAAAATGGCGGGTCATTGAAATTCAGTAGTTAG